A part of Oncorhynchus masou masou isolate Uvic2021 chromosome 30, UVic_Omas_1.1, whole genome shotgun sequence genomic DNA contains:
- the LOC135521850 gene encoding leukocyte receptor cluster member 9-like encodes MASEDTGVPLDSAENLEDRRAQEHRATEGPKTEVLASPSQDGPQVTAGQEGAGVCQFFLLGKCRFGNRCRRSHSTPTLDDPEAVIDQENRKEGEKEGQLKKKAIGNKTNPPKDTEGKGSTKKPRMRTADDVISRILWDPSVDPVDFVVGYVDRFLGVLERPFSEFNWDTNPCDCDYSSELALPRHRIQYFTHRGRRVWDRNNRTDRVFGSTGQCLAAPFGQEEEQEQGTGTQDVEQQDPKNDHRESREEQDGVITTGEGEESDESLIKQDVVNGHLEERNQSKTSVQMPESTRPGTGSTPLNQQEAGRESEPLEEEVGKDSILVVIADQMSLSQRESESRGDEGEKEEEWKDYWDGEKGPDLAQCPSVPVEQRTEKGGGRPSKRKPTHFITFRANTPAILSSFQHLQEELTSLLPSSAPHWLPPSSLHVTLCLLVLPGPAEVTAAGEMLQRFAYLDRNPPVAVSFPLKLKHFGGKVLYLSPQPQPHLQQLNAGLQEAFREQGWLHRDSFNPRYHLTLAKVKDQEGARVFEGVGELKVGKGVNFGRLPINRLHLCSMGMTGEGFYETLCLVNLR; translated from the exons ATGGCGTCAGAGGATACAGGTGTGCCTTTGGACTCAGCTGAGAACCTGGAGGACAGGAGAGCACAGGAGCATAGAGCTACAGAGGGGCCAAAGACAGAGGTCCTAGCCAGTCCCAGCCAAGATGGACCTCAGGTGACGGCAG GCCAGGAGGGAGCAGGTGTCTGTCAGTTCTTCCTGTTGGGAAAGTGTCGTTTTGGAAACAGGTGTCGTCGATCTCACAG CACTCCAACATTAGACGACCCAGAGGCTGTTATAGACCAGGAAAACAGgaaggagggagaaaaagagggacAACTCAAGAAGAAAGCAATAGGGAATAAAACAAACCCGCCAAAAGACACAGAGGGAAAAG GATCAACCAAGAAGCCCCGTATGCGTACAGCTGATGACGTCATCTCTCGGATCCTGTGGGACCCGTCGGTGGACCCGGTGGACTTTGTGGTCGGGTACGTGGACCGCTTCCTTGGGGTGCTGGAGCGGCCCTTCTCTGAGTTCAACTGGGACACCAACCCCTGCGATTGTGACTACTCCTCTGAGCTAGCCCTGCCCAGACACAGGATTCAGTACTTCACCCATAGAGGGCGTAGAGTGTGGGACCGCAACAACAGGACTGACAGGGTGTTTGGATCCACTGGACAGTGTCTGGCAGCCCCCTTTggacaggaggaggagcaagagcaGG ggacagggacacaaGATGTTGAACAACAAGACCCCAAAAACGACCACCGTGAATCAAGAGAAGAACAAGATGGAGTCATCACTacaggggagggagaagagagtgacGAGTCCCTGATAAAACAGGATGTTGTAAACGGACACTTGGAGGAAAGAAATCAGAGCAAGACAAGTGTTCAGATGCCTGAGTCGACCAGACCAGGCACAGGAAGTACTCCACTGAACCAACAGGAAGCAGGAAGAGAATCAGAACCCTTGGAAGAGGAAGTTGGGAAGGATTCCATTTTAGTCGTCATAGCAGACCAGATGTCTCTATcccagagagaaagcgagagcagGGGTGATGAAGGTGAGAAGGAGGAAGAATGGAAAGATtactgggatggagagaaaggccCAGACCTAGCCCAGTGTCCATCTGTGCCTGtggagcagagaacagagaaggGTGGAGGCCGGCCTTCCAAACGTAAGCCCACCCACTTCATCACCTTCCGGGCCAACACTCCAgccatcctctcctccttccagcaCCTTCAGGAGGagctcacctccctcctcccctcatccgCCCCTCATTGGttgcccccctcctccctccacgtCACCCTGTGTCTCCTGGTCCTCCCCGGCCCAGCCGAGGTCACTGCCGCTGGGGAGATGCTCCAACGCTTCGCCTACCTGGACCGCAACCCCCCTGTGGCCGTCTCCTTCCCCCTGAAACTGAAGCACTTTGGTGGGAAGGTTCTCTACCTGagcccccagcctcagccccatctccagcaGCTAAATGCTGGCCTACAGGAGGCCTTCAGAGAGCAGGGTTGGCTGCACAGGGACTCCTTTAACCCACGCTACCATCTCACCCTGGCCAAGGTGAAGGACCAGGAGGGGGCGAGGGTgtttgagggggtgggggagCTGAAGGTGGGTAAGGGGGTGAATTTTGGGCGACTGCCTATAAATAGGCTACACCTGTGTAGCATGGggatgactggggaggggttttaTGAGACACTGTGTTTGGTCAATCTCCGGTGA